In one Arenibacter antarcticus genomic region, the following are encoded:
- the purU gene encoding formyltetrahydrofolate deformylase, translating into MKTTILIHCPDQSGIISYVTGFIHKKGGNIIYIDQHVDKEAGVFFMRLESDFENNIPVVKNLKQQFEEELAIPYQMEWSLHLGSTKPRMALFVSKYNHCIYDLLSRFHSGELAVEIPFILSNHADLEYIATQFDIPFHHVPNSKQNKLNAESRQIALLEEYKIDFIVLARYMQIITPKIIELFPNKIINIHHSFLPAFAGAKPYHAAFQRGVKIIGATSHYVTEELDAGPIIEQDVTRVTHAHSIKDFITKGRDLEKIVLSRAVKLHIDRKTMVYNNKTVIFS; encoded by the coding sequence TTGAAGACAACCATTCTTATTCACTGCCCCGATCAATCGGGAATTATTAGTTACGTAACGGGATTTATCCATAAAAAGGGAGGAAATATTATCTACATTGATCAGCATGTAGATAAAGAAGCCGGTGTATTTTTCATGCGATTGGAAAGCGATTTCGAAAATAACATTCCGGTCGTCAAAAACTTAAAGCAACAATTTGAGGAAGAATTGGCCATACCTTACCAAATGGAATGGAGCTTACATTTGGGATCCACCAAACCAAGGATGGCCCTTTTTGTCTCCAAATACAATCACTGTATCTATGATCTTTTAAGCCGATTTCATTCTGGTGAACTAGCCGTTGAAATTCCCTTTATTTTGAGCAATCATGCCGATTTGGAATATATTGCCACACAATTTGACATTCCTTTTCACCATGTCCCTAATTCAAAGCAAAACAAACTGAATGCTGAAAGTCGACAAATAGCACTATTGGAGGAATATAAGATCGATTTTATAGTTCTTGCACGCTATATGCAAATTATCACCCCAAAAATAATTGAGCTTTTTCCGAATAAAATAATCAATATCCACCATTCGTTTCTCCCTGCCTTTGCAGGTGCCAAACCTTATCATGCTGCATTCCAAAGAGGGGTGAAAATTATTGGGGCTACTAGTCATTATGTTACAGAGGAATTAGATGCTGGGCCAATAATAGAGCAAGATGTAACTAGGGTGACTCATGCACACAGTATAAAAGACTTCATCACCAAAGGGCGCGATTTAGAAAAAATTGTACTTTCGCGTGCGGTAAAGCTTCATATAGATCGGAAAACGATGGTATACAACAATAAAACCGTAATTTTCTCCTAG
- a CDS encoding DUF4197 domain-containing protein: MKKILVSVILFQLLGCSELQQVVNQLPQGGGALSNSEIAYGLREALDMGIQKQVSKLTQTDGFYKNELVKIMLPQELQKVDKTLRDIGLSSLADEGLRILNRAAEDAVSQATPIFVDAVKGITFSDAKNILLGSDNAATQYLTQATQAQLYDKFNPVIKQSFEKVGADQIWRNLINRYNAIPLTSNVNPDLTDYVTQEALQGVYTMIAVEEKEIRTKVSSRTSAVLKRVFALQD, translated from the coding sequence ATGAAAAAAATATTAGTATCCGTAATCCTATTTCAACTTCTCGGATGTTCGGAATTACAGCAAGTAGTAAATCAATTGCCACAGGGAGGTGGCGCTCTTAGCAATAGTGAAATTGCTTATGGGCTCCGGGAAGCTTTGGATATGGGAATCCAAAAACAGGTAAGCAAACTCACCCAAACCGACGGTTTTTATAAGAACGAATTGGTAAAGATTATGTTGCCCCAAGAACTACAGAAAGTAGACAAGACCCTTAGGGATATTGGACTTTCCAGTTTAGCGGATGAAGGCCTTAGGATACTTAACAGAGCTGCAGAGGATGCAGTTAGTCAAGCTACACCAATATTTGTAGATGCGGTAAAGGGCATTACTTTTTCCGATGCCAAGAACATATTATTAGGCTCGGACAATGCGGCCACCCAATACCTTACGCAGGCAACTCAAGCCCAACTTTACGACAAATTTAATCCCGTGATAAAGCAATCCTTTGAAAAAGTAGGTGCGGACCAAATTTGGCGTAATCTAATCAACAGATACAATGCGATTCCCCTGACCAGTAATGTAAATCCAGATTTAACGGATTATGTTACTCAAGAAGCACTTCAAGGGGTATATACCATGATCGCGGTAGAGGAAAAAGAAATTAGGACCAAAGTTTCCTCGAGAACCTCTGCAGTACTTAAACGTGTTTTTGCCTTACAGGACTAA